From the Deltaproteobacteria bacterium genome, the window GCCGGGGTTAATAATTTCCAGCATAACCCACGTTGGCAAGGGGCAGGCACTTTTTTGCCAACTGTCAGCCATTATGTCTCAGGACAGGCCCGCTCAGGGCGAACGGTGTAAGTGATTGATATTCCGTTCGTGTGGTTCGTAAAATTTAATGGACCGTTCGTGGTGAGCCTGTCGAACCATGAACGGAATCCGGAAAACGACTTTTTACGACTTCATCAATGTTTTCCGTGGTAAGTTGCTTTTGATTTTTTCTCACCCTCCATGCCGTCGCCAAGCATGGAAACAGCCGCCCGAAAGACATCATCCACCTGGATCTCCGCCATGCAGGCCGTCGTCCCCTCAGGACAGTCCCTCTTCAGACAAGACGAACAGGGAATGCCGGATCGGATCACGCGATGGTCCTCTCCATAAGGACCGGTCCGGACCGGGTCGGTGGGGCCGAAGAGGGCCACGACCTTCGTCCCCATGGCTGCGGCCAGGTGCATGGGACCGGAATCGCAGGTCACCATCAGATCGGCACGCTTCAGAAGAGCCGCCAGTTGCAGCAAAGAGGTCCGGCCGGCAAGATTCACCACCCGCCCCTTCACCTGTGACACGATACCGGCCACCCCGGAAGCATCGCCCGGTGAACCGACAAGGACCACGACAGCACCGAGGGACTGTACCAACCGGTCGGCCAGCTCGGCGAAACGCTCCGACAGCCATTTCTTGGTCTCCCACCGGGCGTTGGGGTTGAGTACCACGAGGGGAACACCGGATTTGGCGCCTTCCGCGGCAAGGAGTTCTCCCACCAAGGCTTCCACCTCCGGAG encodes:
- the waaC gene encoding lipopolysaccharide heptosyltransferase I gives rise to the protein MKKFLILKPSSLGDVIHAFPVVSSISAHVPGAVIDWVVRPEYAELVQAHPAVRRVFLFERNRWSKWSRSLRTASEAAGLVRSLRRERYDVALDLQGLFRSALIAFLSGAAERTGFANAREGAPFFYHRRVAVPEEAIHAVDRYGLVLKAIGIDGPLAGPGLRISPEVEALVGELLAAEGAKSGVPLVVLNPNARWETKKWLSERFAELADRLVQSLGAVVVLVGSPGDASGVAGIVSQVKGRVVNLAGRTSLLQLAALLKRADLMVTCDSGPMHLAAAMGTKVVALFGPTDPVRTGPYGEDHRVIRSGIPCSSCLKRDCPEGTTACMAEIQVDDVFRAAVSMLGDGMEGEKKSKATYHGKH